A part of Saliniradius amylolyticus genomic DNA contains:
- a CDS encoding methyltransferase family protein → MEPQCRGIMELSLFNQVFLAAFYTLVALFYTLRIKLSRPQAPSCDFVHMGSLGSLHWWNHLTFRVFRLLIWAVCVLRLLWPELDAYLLFVPLAELPIVVSMGMGLLVVGFALAIWGNLTLDGLWRSGVDESASAGIVTHSLYRYSRNPIFIGVLTGQLGFFMALPGWFSLLCMLVGWAAIVIQVRLEEVHLEAKYPCEFKAYCRQTARWFGRRIASD, encoded by the coding sequence ATGGAACCGCAATGCAGGGGCATTATGGAGCTGAGTCTGTTTAACCAGGTTTTTCTGGCCGCTTTTTATACGTTGGTGGCCTTGTTTTACACTTTGAGAATCAAGTTGTCCCGACCTCAGGCCCCGTCCTGTGATTTTGTGCACATGGGCAGTCTTGGTAGCCTGCATTGGTGGAACCACCTGACCTTCCGGGTATTTCGTCTTCTGATTTGGGCCGTGTGCGTGCTGCGGCTGCTTTGGCCGGAACTGGATGCCTATTTGTTGTTTGTGCCTCTGGCGGAACTCCCCATTGTGGTGAGTATGGGCATGGGGCTTTTGGTGGTTGGTTTTGCTTTGGCGATTTGGGGAAATCTGACGCTGGATGGTTTATGGCGTTCGGGGGTGGATGAAAGCGCCTCCGCAGGCATAGTTACTCACTCTCTGTACCGTTATTCCCGTAACCCGATCTTTATTGGCGTGCTCACAGGGCAACTGGGCTTCTTTATGGCTCTGCCGGGCTGGTTCTCGCTGCTGTGCATGCTGGTAGGCTGGGCAGCGATAGTGATTCAGGTGCGACTGGAAGAGGTCCATCTGGAGGCTAAGTATCCTTGTGAATTTAAAGCCTATTGCCGACAGACGGCGCGCTGGTTCGGTCGCCGTATTGCGTCGGACTGA